From the genome of Bacillota bacterium, one region includes:
- a CDS encoding two-component sensor histidine kinase produces MDRLFSQLASHRISSQFLFIVILLLLIPVLVMLYDLYYASRTEEAMLQDYENKLQSTVDSVIIPKMKENLHRSLDGEGFKELEIDTKEKYLERAFNNNASMLVPSNPGVRFGMYIPDNKKVFIKGFLHQYRDLTPREQERREERVLSEAKSGLTAVAASGKPLSKLTRSLNDETYEYLSPLVYKGELVTVIWADTRLNPIIAQSRNFLSLIKYVALFGLCFGALGSLFIIRNLTFSVNTIKNGLYNMQKDIHTKIPTLNGEIGEIAGAINQMARSVEEKEKLEAELRRSERLASLGRLVAGVAHELRNPIGIVKTSTQLMEHELKDSVPAILEFSEVINEQVDRQNRVIKELLDFGRPSRPVVESISINSLLEKVLIFTKAMLRQHNIELKLSVANQLPVVRVDGEQIKQVFVNLILNAVQAMPEGGTLTISTFVHDGHVCTCFADTGDGIPEGELQSIFDPFFTTKETGTGLGLSISHRIVTINKGTIDAESSENGTVFTVKFALPAETGGDF; encoded by the coding sequence ATGGACAGACTTTTTTCACAGTTGGCAAGCCACCGTATAAGCTCCCAATTTTTGTTCATTGTAATATTGCTTTTGCTTATTCCCGTGCTGGTAATGCTTTATGACCTGTACTACGCAAGCCGGACTGAGGAAGCGATGCTCCAAGATTACGAGAATAAGCTACAGTCAACAGTGGACTCTGTTATTATTCCCAAGATGAAGGAAAATCTTCATCGTAGCTTGGATGGAGAAGGATTTAAGGAGTTAGAAATTGATACGAAGGAGAAATATCTGGAGCGTGCTTTTAACAATAACGCCAGTATGCTGGTACCCAGTAATCCTGGCGTACGTTTTGGTATGTACATCCCGGATAATAAAAAAGTCTTCATTAAGGGTTTTTTACACCAGTACAGGGATTTAACACCCAGGGAGCAGGAAAGGCGGGAAGAAAGGGTTCTCAGTGAAGCTAAAAGTGGTCTGACAGCCGTGGCGGCTAGTGGAAAGCCTTTATCCAAGTTGACTAGAAGCTTGAATGACGAAACATACGAGTATCTTTCTCCACTAGTTTACAAAGGGGAACTGGTAACGGTGATTTGGGCCGATACACGTTTAAACCCTATCATTGCGCAGAGTCGGAATTTTTTATCACTGATTAAATATGTAGCACTTTTCGGGCTGTGTTTCGGTGCACTGGGATCTTTGTTTATCATTCGCAATTTAACCTTTAGCGTAAATACCATTAAAAACGGCCTTTATAACATGCAAAAAGATATTCATACAAAAATCCCCACGCTGAATGGTGAAATTGGAGAAATAGCCGGTGCCATAAACCAGATGGCCCGTTCGGTGGAAGAGAAAGAAAAACTGGAGGCGGAGCTAAGGCGTTCTGAACGACTTGCCTCGTTGGGACGTTTGGTGGCAGGAGTAGCTCATGAATTGCGTAATCCAATAGGAATTGTAAAAACATCCACGCAATTAATGGAACATGAATTAAAAGACAGTGTGCCGGCGATTCTGGAATTCTCTGAAGTAATAAATGAACAGGTGGACCGTCAAAACAGGGTTATTAAAGAACTCTTGGATTTCGGTAGACCAAGTAGACCGGTTGTTGAAAGCATATCTATTAACTCCTTGCTGGAAAAGGTTCTGATATTTACAAAGGCTATGCTTCGGCAGCATAATATTGAATTAAAGTTATCTGTTGCCAATCAACTCCCGGTAGTTCGGGTTGATGGTGAACAAATTAAACAAGTGTTTGTAAATCTTATTTTGAATGCTGTGCAGGCCATGCCTGAAGGTGGAACCTTAACGATCAGTACCTTTGTCCATGATGGACATGTTTGCACCTGCTTTGCTGATACCGGGGATGGAATTCCAGAGGGAGAGCTTCAGAGTATCTTTGATCCCTTTTTTACCACTAAGGAAACAGGTACCGGTCTGGGGCTTTCTATCAGTCACCGGATTGTAACAATAAATAAAGGCACTATAGATGCGGAAAGTAGTGAGAACGGTACTGTGTTTACTGTTAAATTTGCTCTACCCGCAGAGACCGGGGGTGATTTTTGA
- a CDS encoding PDZ domain-containing protein codes for MKLKKNSLAYIGLIAFVAGIMFMGGCLLGGDLSGQKVPGVDGGSAGAVQVKPGVGSDAIANMVDTAGKAVVKISTTKIVSSQDQFSSDPFFRYFFGQQPREQKQMGIGSGFIISEDGLVITNEHVISGASDIKVTIGGKEKEYNAKVVGADYDLDLAVLKIEGASSLPYLKMGDSSKVKAGNWVVAIGNPLGFDHTVTVGVISAKERPITVENRHYENLLQTDAAINRGNSGGPLLNLKGEVIGINTAVAQAQGIGFAIPTNTVKGVLDELKNQGKVSHPWLGIQMSDLDQDLAQYFDLQSTDGVVILGVIPGSPAEQGGLQQRDVILELDGKKIKDAQQLAKAIEEMKIGQKATLLVYRNGRLLNLTFAVGEKPYQLR; via the coding sequence ATGAAACTAAAGAAGAACTCTTTGGCTTATATTGGCCTGATAGCTTTTGTAGCTGGCATTATGTTTATGGGTGGCTGCTTGCTAGGCGGTGACCTGTCCGGCCAAAAGGTCCCCGGAGTGGACGGAGGAAGTGCCGGGGCAGTGCAGGTAAAACCGGGCGTGGGCTCGGACGCTATTGCTAATATGGTCGATACTGCCGGGAAGGCAGTGGTCAAAATAAGTACCACTAAAATTGTCAGCTCCCAGGATCAGTTTTCAAGTGACCCTTTTTTCCGTTACTTTTTTGGGCAGCAGCCCAGAGAACAAAAACAAATGGGTATTGGCTCCGGCTTTATTATTTCCGAAGATGGATTGGTAATTACCAATGAGCATGTAATTTCCGGAGCATCTGACATTAAAGTAACTATTGGTGGTAAGGAAAAGGAGTACAATGCCAAAGTGGTGGGGGCTGACTATGACTTGGATCTGGCGGTACTAAAAATAGAGGGTGCCAGCAGCCTGCCGTATTTAAAAATGGGCGATTCAAGTAAAGTAAAAGCCGGTAACTGGGTTGTGGCCATCGGTAACCCCTTGGGGTTTGATCACACCGTTACGGTAGGAGTAATTAGTGCCAAGGAGCGCCCTATTACAGTCGAAAACAGACACTATGAGAATTTATTACAGACTGATGCGGCCATTAATCGGGGGAATAGTGGTGGTCCCTTATTAAATTTAAAGGGTGAAGTGATCGGAATCAATACCGCTGTGGCACAGGCACAGGGTATCGGGTTTGCAATTCCCACCAATACTGTTAAGGGTGTATTAGACGAGCTGAAAAATCAAGGCAAGGTTTCGCACCCCTGGCTGGGGATTCAAATGAGTGATTTAGATCAAGACCTTGCACAGTACTTTGACCTTCAAAGTACCGATGGTGTTGTTATTTTGGGAGTAATACCCGGGAGCCCGGCGGAGCAGGGAGGCTTGCAGCAAAGGGATGTTATTCTGGAACTTGACGGTAAAAAAATAAAGGATGCCCAACAGCTGGCTAAGGCCATAGAAGAGATGAAAATAGGGCAAAAGGCCACTTTACTTGTTTATCGCAACGGTCGATTGCTTAACCTAACCTTCGCCGTGGGAGAAAAGCCTTACCAGTTAAGATAA
- a CDS encoding sigma-54-dependent Fis family transcriptional regulator, producing the protein MTSTILIIDDEEHMCWALQRAMQQEGYQTRVANRGPDGLKIIQEEDPSLVVLDLKMPEMDGLEVLKHALEINPRLPVIILTAHGTIETAIEAMKMGAVDYITKPFDLDELKLVIKQNLVVAQLATEVTFLRSQLTKEYNNMVGESQAFQEVVHLIERVSQTNVNVLVTGESGTGKEVVAVAIHRSSPRKNGPFVPVNCAALPEQLLESELFGHEKGAFTGAYSRKTGRFELADKGTIFLDEIGELPLSMQAKLLRVLQEKSFERVGGTKNLSVDVRVIAATNRQLEKAIEKGEFREDLYYRLNVMPINIPPLRERREDVSLLVDHIINKLKPTYGSKQISPAALELFKRYDWPGNIRELQNVIERAAIISRGEEIHPEHLPEEIRGIKAKVDKKIGIDLPEEGLSLEEVEKQLLLKALEKSRGNQSKAAELLGITRSTFIYRCQKHSILKNQSQS; encoded by the coding sequence ATGACATCAACTATTTTGATTATTGATGATGAGGAGCATATGTGCTGGGCGCTGCAGCGGGCTATGCAGCAGGAGGGTTACCAGACTCGAGTTGCAAACCGGGGGCCGGACGGGCTTAAAATTATTCAAGAGGAAGATCCATCCCTGGTGGTGCTCGACTTGAAAATGCCTGAGATGGACGGGCTGGAGGTTTTAAAACACGCTTTGGAAATAAATCCGAGGCTTCCTGTGATTATACTTACCGCTCATGGAACAATTGAAACCGCCATTGAAGCCATGAAGATGGGGGCGGTTGACTATATTACCAAGCCCTTTGATCTGGATGAGTTAAAATTAGTTATTAAGCAGAATTTAGTGGTTGCCCAACTGGCAACAGAGGTTACTTTCCTCAGGTCACAATTAACCAAGGAATATAACAATATGGTTGGTGAGAGCCAGGCTTTTCAAGAAGTAGTACATCTTATTGAGCGGGTTTCCCAGACGAATGTTAATGTTCTTGTTACCGGTGAAAGCGGGACCGGCAAGGAAGTGGTTGCGGTGGCTATCCACCGGAGCAGCCCTCGCAAGAACGGTCCTTTTGTACCTGTCAATTGTGCAGCACTACCCGAGCAACTCTTGGAAAGCGAGCTCTTCGGTCACGAAAAAGGAGCTTTTACAGGTGCTTACTCTCGGAAAACAGGGCGTTTTGAACTGGCTGACAAAGGAACTATCTTTCTTGATGAAATAGGCGAACTTCCTTTAAGTATGCAGGCTAAATTATTGCGAGTTTTACAAGAAAAGTCATTTGAGCGAGTTGGGGGAACTAAAAACCTTTCCGTGGACGTACGGGTAATTGCGGCTACAAATCGCCAATTGGAAAAAGCTATCGAAAAGGGAGAGTTCCGTGAAGATCTTTATTATAGGTTAAATGTTATGCCTATTAATATTCCACCGCTGCGAGAGCGTCGGGAGGATGTGTCTTTATTGGTGGATCACATCATAAATAAACTCAAACCCACCTATGGGTCTAAGCAGATATCTCCGGCAGCCCTGGAATTGTTTAAGCGATATGATTGGCCCGGTAATATACGTGAACTTCAAAATGTAATTGAGCGGGCAGCTATTATTAGCAGGGGGGAAGAAATACACCCCGAACACTTGCCGGAAGAAATTCGCGGCATAAAGGCCAAGGTAGATAAGAAAATAGGTATCGATTTACCAGAGGAGGGTCTTTCCCTGGAAGAAGTTGAAAAACAACTGCTGTTAAAAGCGCTGGAAAAGAGTCGTGGTAACCAGAGTAAAGCGGCAGAACTGCTGGGGATAACGCGGTCCACTTTTATTTACAGGTGCCAAAAACACAGTATATTAAAGAACCAGTCGCAATCCTGA